In Homo sapiens chromosome 11, GRCh38.p14 Primary Assembly, one DNA window encodes the following:
- the POU2AF1 gene encoding POU domain class 2-associating factor 1, giving the protein MLWQKPTAPEQAPAPARPYQGVRVKEPVKELLRRKRGHASSGAAPAPTAVVLPHQPLATYTTVGPSCLDMEGSVSAVTEEAALCAGWLSQPTPATLQPLAPWTPYTEYVPHEAVSCPYSADMYVQPVCPSYTVVGPSSVLTYASPPLITNVTTRSSATPAVGPPLEGPEHQAPLTYFPWPQPLSTLPTSTLQYQPPAPALPGPQFVQLPISIPEPVLQDMEDPRRAASSLTIDKLLLEEEDSDAYALNHTLSVEGF; this is encoded by the exons CCACAGCTCCGGAGCAAGCCCCAGCCCCGGCCCGGCCATACCAGGGCGTCCGTGTGAAGGAGCCAGTGAAGGAACTGCTGAGGAGGAAGCGAGGCCACGCCAGCAGTGGGGCAGCACCTGCACCTACGGCG GTGGTGCTGCCCCATCAGCCCCTGGCGACCTACACCACAGTGG GTCCTTCCTGCCTGGACATGGAAGGTTCTGTGTCTGCAGTGACAGAGGAGGCTGCCCTGTGTGCCGGCTGGCTCTCCCAGCCCACCCCGGCCACCCTGCAGCCCCTGGCCCCATGGACACCTTACACCGAGTATGTGCCCCATGAAGCTGTCAGCTGCCCCTACTCAGCTGACATGTATGTGCAGCCCGTGTGCCCCAGCTACACGGTGGTGGGGCCCTCCTCAGTGTTGACCTATGCCTCTCCGCCACTCATCACCAATGTCACG ACAAGAAGCTCCGCCACGCCCGCAGTGGGGCCCCCGCTGGAGGGCCCAGAGCACCAGGCACCCCTCACCTATTTCCCGTGGCCTCAGCCCCTTTCCACACTACCCACCTCCACCCTGCAGTACCAGCCTCCGGCCCCAGCCCTACCTGGGCCCCAGTTTGTCCAGCTCCCCATCTCTATCCCAGAGCCAGTCCTTCAGGACATGGAAGACCCCAGAAGAGCCGCCAGCTCGTTGACCATCGACAAGCTGCTTTTGGAGGAAGAGGATAGCGACGCCTATGCGCTTAACCACACTCTCTCTGTGGAAGGCTTTTAG
- the POU2AF1 gene encoding POU domain class 2-associating factor 1 isoform X4: protein MEGSVSAVTEEAALCAGWLSQPTPATLQPLAPWTPYTEYVPHEAVSCPYSADMYVQPVCPSYTVVGPSSVLTYASPPLITNVTTRSSATPAVGPPLEGPEHQAPLTYFPWPQPLSTLPTSTLQYQPPAPALPGPQFVQLPISIPEPVLQDMEDPRRAASSLTIDKLLLEEEDSDAYALNHTLSVEGF, encoded by the exons ATGGAAGGTTCTGTGTCTGCAGTGACAGAGGAGGCTGCCCTGTGTGCCGGCTGGCTCTCCCAGCCCACCCCGGCCACCCTGCAGCCCCTGGCCCCATGGACACCTTACACCGAGTATGTGCCCCATGAAGCTGTCAGCTGCCCCTACTCAGCTGACATGTATGTGCAGCCCGTGTGCCCCAGCTACACGGTGGTGGGGCCCTCCTCAGTGTTGACCTATGCCTCTCCGCCACTCATCACCAATGTCACG ACAAGAAGCTCCGCCACGCCCGCAGTGGGGCCCCCGCTGGAGGGCCCAGAGCACCAGGCACCCCTCACCTATTTCCCGTGGCCTCAGCCCCTTTCCACACTACCCACCTCCACCCTGCAGTACCAGCCTCCGGCCCCAGCCCTACCTGGGCCCCAGTTTGTCCAGCTCCCCATCTCTATCCCAGAGCCAGTCCTTCAGGACATGGAAGACCCCAGAAGAGCCGCCAGCTCGTTGACCATCGACAAGCTGCTTTTGGAGGAAGAGGATAGCGACGCCTATGCGCTTAACCACACTCTCTCTGTGGAAGGCTTTTAG
- the POU2AF1 gene encoding POU domain class 2-associating factor 1 isoform X5, with product MLWQKPTAPEQAPAPARPYQGVRVKEPVKELLRRKRGHASSGAAPAPTAVVLPHQPLATYTTVGPSCLDMEGSVSAVTEEAALCAGWLSQPTPATLQPLAPWTPYTEYVPHEAVSCPYSADMYVQPVCPSYTVVGPSSVLTYASPPLITNVTGPVSS from the exons CCACAGCTCCGGAGCAAGCCCCAGCCCCGGCCCGGCCATACCAGGGCGTCCGTGTGAAGGAGCCAGTGAAGGAACTGCTGAGGAGGAAGCGAGGCCACGCCAGCAGTGGGGCAGCACCTGCACCTACGGCG GTGGTGCTGCCCCATCAGCCCCTGGCGACCTACACCACAGTGG GTCCTTCCTGCCTGGACATGGAAGGTTCTGTGTCTGCAGTGACAGAGGAGGCTGCCCTGTGTGCCGGCTGGCTCTCCCAGCCCACCCCGGCCACCCTGCAGCCCCTGGCCCCATGGACACCTTACACCGAGTATGTGCCCCATGAAGCTGTCAGCTGCCCCTACTCAGCTGACATGTATGTGCAGCCCGTGTGCCCCAGCTACACGGTGGTGGGGCCCTCCTCAGTGTTGACCTATGCCTCTCCGCCACTCATCACCAATGTCACG GGTCCAGTGTCATCCTGA
- the POU2AF1 gene encoding POU domain class 2-associating factor 1 isoform X2, whose amino-acid sequence MEQRQPILSGTMAADPVVSAVWMRAATAPEQAPAPARPYQGVRVKEPVKELLRRKRGHASSGAAPAPTAVVLPHQPLATYTTVGPSCLDMEGSVSAVTEEAALCAGWLSQPTPATLQPLAPWTPYTEYVPHEAVSCPYSADMYVQPVCPSYTVVGPSSVLTYASPPLITNVTTRSSATPAVGPPLEGPEHQAPLTYFPWPQPLSTLPTSTLQYQPPAPALPGPQFVQLPISIPEPVLQDMEDPRRAASSLTIDKLLLEEEDSDAYALNHTLSVEGF is encoded by the exons CCACAGCTCCGGAGCAAGCCCCAGCCCCGGCCCGGCCATACCAGGGCGTCCGTGTGAAGGAGCCAGTGAAGGAACTGCTGAGGAGGAAGCGAGGCCACGCCAGCAGTGGGGCAGCACCTGCACCTACGGCG GTGGTGCTGCCCCATCAGCCCCTGGCGACCTACACCACAGTGG GTCCTTCCTGCCTGGACATGGAAGGTTCTGTGTCTGCAGTGACAGAGGAGGCTGCCCTGTGTGCCGGCTGGCTCTCCCAGCCCACCCCGGCCACCCTGCAGCCCCTGGCCCCATGGACACCTTACACCGAGTATGTGCCCCATGAAGCTGTCAGCTGCCCCTACTCAGCTGACATGTATGTGCAGCCCGTGTGCCCCAGCTACACGGTGGTGGGGCCCTCCTCAGTGTTGACCTATGCCTCTCCGCCACTCATCACCAATGTCACG ACAAGAAGCTCCGCCACGCCCGCAGTGGGGCCCCCGCTGGAGGGCCCAGAGCACCAGGCACCCCTCACCTATTTCCCGTGGCCTCAGCCCCTTTCCACACTACCCACCTCCACCCTGCAGTACCAGCCTCCGGCCCCAGCCCTACCTGGGCCCCAGTTTGTCCAGCTCCCCATCTCTATCCCAGAGCCAGTCCTTCAGGACATGGAAGACCCCAGAAGAGCCGCCAGCTCGTTGACCATCGACAAGCTGCTTTTGGAGGAAGAGGATAGCGACGCCTATGCGCTTAACCACACTCTCTCTGTGGAAGGCTTTTAG